Within Sorghum bicolor cultivar BTx623 chromosome 2, Sorghum_bicolor_NCBIv3, whole genome shotgun sequence, the genomic segment ATAATAATATGGATTCTGGATTCTAATAATCTAATAATCTAGACTACTTGGACCCCTGCGTAGATTATTGTTAGTTATTATTCCCTCCGTCCTGTAATATAATGCATTCTAGCATTTAAAATTTGTCTttaaatataatgcattctGAAGGACAAAACCCAATTTCGTATTGAATACTTTTCAtttatgaaccaatcaccattaATTACGTTAATGATAGCATTGATTAGGAAATAAAACAAGGGTAtatgtgtcttttatgttttctcTTAATTTGTCTTAAAATACTTAGAATGCACTATATTATAGGACAAAAGGAGTAGATCATAAATGATTAATAGTCCCTTCATCTTGAAATAAAGTACATTGTGACttcaaaaattcaaaaagttATATTAAAATACAATGCATTCTACATAATGACTATGTTTCGATTTAGAAAGATTTGTTAAAAAGGAAGTCTAGAATTAAGAATAAACTTTATAATTGGAATAATCTATGAATACATGTGTCAATTGTCATAAAACGCACCGTGTTACAAGACAGAGGGAGTAGTGCCCATGCATGCTCCAATTTTTTGACCAACAGAGGATAAGGTAGAGGGAAGTTGGTCTTTAACTTTTTGCACCCATAGTCTCCAATTACCTGATGTTAGGTGGATTACAGGATTGTTGTAATATGGTGTTTGCACTATAACAATCTACCCCATTTGGTTCCTATCAGATTATTTTAGCTGATTATTATTATCTGGATCTAAGGGCTGCATATCTGATACACATTGAACCCCGTCGTTCAAATTATTTTACATTTTTCCTCACTATAACAGGAAAGAAATGGTATGTTCAACTGGCTAGCAAAAAAAATGACTGAATCACAAGGACACTCGTAAGGAACAAAATTGGCATGTTCATATGTAAATAACAAGGCGTTTGTTATTAATGAAAGACATTTGAGACAAAAGGATAAGACAAACTAAGATATCACGGCAATTTGACTGAATCAATCAAGGCACCATTTTATAGTTTTTCTTAGTCCTCAGGGATAATCAATTTAAACTCTTCCAGATGTGACTTTTTTGCCTCGTTGATTCAGTAATAACTGGAAGGGCAAATATAATTAAAGTAAACTCTTCAGAGGGATCTTAGCACTAGCAGTAGTATGAGAAATTCGTTTTCAGTTAATATAGCTGAGATCCCTTTGAAGCCGCCGGCGCTTTGCTAATGCTTGATAACTAACTAATGTCCAAAATGAAAACGGCACAATCCGCATCTCATCTATCAGTCTAATTAAGTTTTGACAGGAAATTGGTAATTTCTGACATATAACATCATTTTTTATCATGTGCGGCACACGAGCAGATATAACTGTCCTAGCTATCATGTCATATCATAAATGTAAAGATTTATATATATCACATGTTGAATTGGGAAATATCTGAAGTTGAGATATATCCAGAGAGTAACAACATAGAGACGCCGAAGTCCGGACCAGCTGCTGAATGACAGAATGAGGAGCATCGGAGTGAAAGCAACAGAAACTCCAAAACAAACATGGGAAGAGAAACGGCTGAGCAAATAATAATCAGCATGTGGATACAGTGATCGACTCTTTCAGATCgaatgtatatttttatttgcGCTGTTTTATAATAGTACTGTTTTTATTACTACTATAGCTGCTAGCAGTCTACATATACTACCTGCATGCAATACTGTTATGGCCCACAGATTAGAGTTTGTATAATAAAGTCGTCGTCTTTTCTAAATGATTTTTCCTGCTTATTATTATTGACGCCACCATGTACACAAGTCGATCGGATTcttcaaagcaaagattgaaataCAAAATCCGATTATTTGCGCATGCAAAAATGAAAATGACGGATCCATCGACTGCAACCAGCTGTCAGCAGTTACGACAGGCGACGCCAAACCCGAGAACAAGAGCCGTTCAAGGAGGTGCGTGATCGATCGAGGGCGGCAGCCTAGCTGCTAGCTACGTACACTGGCAGGGCCGGCCGGCGTCGGCCGGCCGAATTGTTTTCTTCGATCTCATCCTTGTCGCCATCCAAATTCCAGCCAGAACTAGACGTCAAAGCCGTGTCCATTACTCTCTAAACAAAACTAGCAACTTGCAGCTGCACCTGTCATTATATAAGGCACCTGCACCTCTTGCGTTTGGAGTCTCCCAGTCCATCCCCAGCTACAGCTAGCTAGTAGCCCACCTCTCCAGCAAGAACCCTAAAAACGAACTTCACTGACCACCCGGCATTCAATTCCCATCATCGATCAGCTTATATTTGATTTGATACGGAATTTCTTCTGATCCATATATAGCAATATACTATATAGAGGCAGCTCTAGTCTAGCTATACATCTGCTGCTCCGATCGATCCGGCCGATCCGTCCATGGAAGGTGGGTTCAACAAGAGCGGCTCACCGGAGGCGGAAGGCTCGAGGCGGGCGCCAGCGGGGGCCTACTACGAGTGCTCCTTCTGCAAGAGGGGGTTCACCAACGCGCAGGCGCTCGGCGGCCACATGAACATCCACCGCAAGGACCGCGGATCAGGCGGCAGTAAGtcgacggcgccgccgcagCAGGACGACGCTGGCGGCGGCTCGAGGACCTACGGCGGCGGGGACGTGCACCTGGGCCTGTCCCTGGGGAGGAAGGAggatgtggatttggagctcagGCTTGGCAGCTATCCTTATAACTAGCTTAATTAGCACACCTCCATCTCCTCAATTTATttgctatatatatacatgcagtACTTGCTAGCCAAGAAATTAATCAGCTATGTGCTGATGATGATGGGTTGCTGATTAATATAAAAATAGGTAATGAATTCAAGCTACTACATACCGAGTCACATGCTCGCTACTACGTCTTGTTTTATGcgctgctcgatcgatttttCGTTATATTTGGTAGTTTGTTTCCTGCTTAATAATTGCCCTATCTGCTGCCATTTGAGAATGCTTGATTGAGAGGAAAAGTGATTGTTGTAGCAAGATCTATCAAATAATTCCTGGAGGTCCTAGCTAACTAGCTAGCTGATGTATATAAGTGTGTGTGGAGTGTGTGCAACTGTGCATACAACATGCCCACAAAGCTGAGGAAATTTTTATAAGCTGTCCTCATCTGCTCTATTTGCATTGGGCCATCAGAGAGTTACTAGCTACTCAAACTTCATCAAGAGAAGATGTTTTATGCTTTGTCCCTTGTGCATGGTAACTTCCGGGTTCAGACGGAGAATACGAGATAACAAGGTCTGCAGAAAAAGATATCCCTCTTATTAATTGGCTCTGTAAGCTCATCCCCCGCTGCATCAAATCTTTAACTACTTTATTTACAGTACTTTTCTTGTTTTTGCAATAAACTAGCTAGAGGTTTCTTTATTGTTTGATTAGTTCCTCCAATACTCCAAAAACAAGCACAAAGTAGTACAGTAAAATCTCCGGGttgcaatatataaaatatttgtGTGTACTAATTATTACCTAGCTTTGTCTATGAAATATATACTCCTATATTCTTTTGGATCGGAGTTTATCTACCTATCTCGTAATGAACTCTGACTGGTCCATCTCGTCGTCCTTTAATTAGTTACCATGGGGGCGAAAATGGATTTCGTTTTAGTTCAGACATCATAAGAGTTCATTCCCAACCTACATAAGATTATCTCCATTTACTAATGGCTGACTGTCTAACTGGTACTTGATGTTGATTAAAATTTCTTTGAAATACTTCTTATGAATTATTCATTAGTATCAGTACAAATGTCCATAACCCCTATACCATCTAGCTATAACCCCAGTGACTActtcactctctctctctcctctcatgTATATAGGGAGCGTATTCTGTA encodes:
- the LOC8057930 gene encoding zinc finger protein JAGGED-like yields the protein MEGGFNKSGSPEAEGSRRAPAGAYYECSFCKRGFTNAQALGGHMNIHRKDRGSGGSKSTAPPQQDDAGGGSRTYGGGDVHLGLSLGRKEDVDLELRLGSYPYN